A single region of the Acidimicrobiia bacterium genome encodes:
- a CDS encoding iron-binding protein: protein MEGEARDSVPEVKIHVRRNGPYFVEGRVGLLDSDGNEFTTEDKTWLCRCGHSENKPFCDGSHKKIGFQSEVKAVAESDS from the coding sequence ATGGAAGGCGAAGCGCGAGACTCCGTCCCAGAAGTCAAGATCCATGTGCGACGAAATGGCCCATACTTCGTTGAAGGCCGCGTCGGGCTACTGGATTCAGATGGCAACGAGTTCACCACCGAGGACAAAACTTGGTTGTGCCGATGCGGGCACTCAGAGAACAAACCGTTCTGCGATGGCAGTCACAAAAAGATCGGATTTCAGAGCGAGGTAAAAGCCGTAGCCGAGAGCGACAGTTGA